A genomic segment from Bufo gargarizans isolate SCDJY-AF-19 unplaced genomic scaffold, ASM1485885v1 original_scaffold_822_pilon, whole genome shotgun sequence encodes:
- the LOC122924119 gene encoding CDK5 regulatory subunit-associated protein 2-like, translating to MEGTAAGENGKISGGGSVTEGERHYYKTASERDAQSVERHPLITERRDQGDEGSVETHGLGRRHGPDSSKDETARSGYERAWHALSGYERAPSPTSMYDGAPHPISDYERLPVDRAHTMKDFEKQITDLKKENFNLKLRIYFLEEQVQRQYETSSDELHRMNIELKVEVESLKHDFQEKHNLLVRASKAMEGLAGEHDLTVQRLQEEHLRRLQDMEGAHSHAVHLLENQIQHEKAELEKMCVLLDQERMQWFTTEERLLSVNEQYTKSMKILEERDWIIQCLNETVHSKDALIAQLEKQIASMMKSEASSDQPGKNASNLYRESEGLLEPTCNGDRVDGKEENVNEWQRKVKEMGNLINELQQKLEANKAGFAAEEKNSIKRDKAIQGLTLALKKKTKENDKLLNEIDNLNATLAKARDVAQEVQLQSVKENVHPDYKKLIFTLQAEQDMYSRLLKYERESGGLQKEREAIAMLQRWLEENIQANQELRKIMEAQIMAKYKGDDSMSFLGDQTSYLSICLDPLDQNEYYFARGLYGRDISKNIDILREEAGTQTQSEVSALAGESSKHHLDYKSDLSLNERSTIKGESGGNDGTPIKNRQHTVSSATQTDPGAFIEKCIAVNVNSFPKDNSELLWTLQDGELNLLSQRLPQKLSYSPCEINRHKQGEVYNLTQNAKKSRLPVLVKSSLNTKPKTQVALTPANENDQSCPEELQMENRKRKKMKVEAYNENRDLVNENAILDRNNPGQEQRDPAETAEHTDLMRAECEITTLKEKREMLKCMESELHNSKQRESTEEAFKELQAENYRLSKELTQAEKKIETLEANDGFKREDPVPDVSISNKVHMESTDQELQEENYRLSEQLKLAQIEIKTLKANENLIKHKDPVYDVSSSNQVHVESIDLALQKELNVENHSLSEHLEKAKIKIETIKASEELWRCKSSERDLNGSTDEQGRSPEQTLQKEPPVEIFQRSEQLKRAQVKTLAANELREHTDAVPKLAHSFKDQMEFTDQTLQKELQAENHWLSEQLKNAQMEIKKLKADAALISSKDIVPDTSGFKVQLESTDQSLEKELQAENYRLSEQLKQAQMKINQLQEEQRSTGSSNDSLKLHGSDADDDLSEQSFLDKTITNSVNVSKVDATSDFGDEVCRPNVHSQNAVALRCHHDNHCGECANNRGILSLPTSDSKRASTMHTSPQFSKVSSGRSFEDTTSLSKYNLLVQSQARELSLQRQKIKESHNLSVVCSKNFYNILNTFENLIPASALDSNITLGFQEQITQTVDWLKELEYKLSDALYGEEDAYSDHSVDSLLHTPSRLVPGHRMWADKHGCHVLGLVEDYNALRKQILEARNVLQEMEALIDVGVETAVLNMTEHFGNIFFEKLTKTKQSLEDAGCLMKLLWRVSLPIQIHSPYSINQEEEANLEIIRLRKRVLEQEKLLSGMVKRVYSENQMKEDIEKLILNQLAMTHDILKRAKGNLEVQVVDKHH from the coding sequence ATGGAGGGCACAGCCGCAGGAGAGAACGGGAAAATCAGCGGCGGCGGCTCCGTGACTGAAGGTGAGAGACATTACTACAAGACTGCCAGTGAGAGAGACGCTCAGTCAGTGGAGAGACATCCCCTCATAACGGAGAGGAGAGACCAGGGAGATGAGGGCTCTGTGGAGACACATGGCCTGGGCAGGAGACATGGCCCAGACTCCTCTAAAGACGAGACGGCCCGGAGTGGTTATGAGAGGGCTTGGCATGCCTTGTCAGGCTATGAGAGGGCTCCGTCCCCCACCTCCATGTATGACGGTGCCCCCCACCCAATTTCAGACTACGAGCGGCTGCCGGTGGACCGGGCTCACACCATGAAGGACTTCGAAAAACAGATCACGGATCTGAAGAAGGAGAACTTCAACCTGAAGCTCCGCATCTACTTCTTGGAGGAGCAGGTGCAGCGGCAGTACGAGACCAGCAGCGACGAGCTCCACCGCATGAACATCGAGctcaaggtggaggtggagagcCTCAAGCATGACTTCCAGGAGAAGCACAACCTGCTGGTCCGAGCCTCCAAGGCCATGGAGGGTCTGGCCGGTGAACACGACCTGACCGTCCAGCGCTTACAGGAAGAGCACCTCCGACGCCTGCAGGACATGGAAGGAGCCCACAGCCATGCCGTCCATCTGCTGGAAAACCAAATACAGCACGAGAAAGCAGAGCTGGAAAAGATGTGTGTGCTGCTCGACCAGGAGCGGATGCAGTGGTTCACCACTGAGGAAAGACTGCTGTCGGTCAATGAGCAGTATACCAAGAGCATGAAGATCCTGGAGGAGAGAGACTGGATTATACAATGTCTAAACGAGACCGTACACTCCAAAGACGCTCTCATAGCCCAGCTGGAGAAGCAGATTGCCTCCATGATGAAGAGTGAAGCATCCAGTGACCAGCCTGGGAAGAACGCAAGTAACCTGTACCGGGAGAGTGAAGGTTTATTAGAACCAACATGTAATGGAGACAGGGTGGATGGTAAAGAAGAGAACGTTAACGAGTGGCAGAGAAAGGTCAAAGAGATGGGTAATCTGATCAATGAGCTCCAGCAAAAGCTCGAAGCCAATAAAGCCGGGTTTGCTGCAGAAGAGAAAAACTCCATAAAAAGGGATAAAGCTATTCAAGGCCTGACCCTGGCCCTGAAGAAGAAAACCAAAGAGAACGACAAACTCCTGAATGAAATTGATAATCTTAATGCCACTTTAGCTAAAGCACGAGACGTCGCCCAAGAGGTCCAGCTGCAAAGTGTCAAAGAAAATGTTCATCCCGATTACAAGAAATTGATATTCACACTTCAGGCTGAACAGGACATGTATAGCAGGCTACTGAAATACGAGAGAGAGTCAGGAGGTCTCCAGAAAGAGAGGGAAGCCATTGCTATGCTACAGAGGTGGCTGGAGGAGAATATACAGGCTAACCAGGAACTCCGAAAGATAATGGAAGCTCAAATCATGGCCAAATATAAAGGAGATGACAGCATGTCTTTTCTTGGAGATCAGACCTCGTATTTAAGCATTTGTCTTGATCCCTTAGACCAAAATGAGTATTATTTTGCTAGAGGTCTTTATGGAAGAGACATATCTAAGAACATAGACATTCTTAGAGAAGAAGCTGGAACCCAAACACAAAGTGAAGTTTCAGCTTTGGCTGGAGAAAGTTCTAAACATCATCTGGACTATAAGTCAGACTTGTCACTCAATGAGAGGAGCACAATCAAGGGAGAGAGTGGAGGGAATGATGGCACCCCAATCAAAAACAGACAACACACAGTCTCTTCTGCTACGCAGACTGATCCGGGGGCCTTCATTGAAAAATGCATTGCTGTCAATGTTAATAGTTTTCCAAAAGACAATTCCGAATTGTTGTGGACCCTTCAAGATGGAGAACTTAACCTCCTATCACAGAGACTTCCCCAGAAATTAAGTTATAGCCCCTGTGAAATCAATAGACATAAACAAGGAGAGGTTTATAACCTCACCCAAAATGCTAAGAAATCCAGGCTTCCAGTTCTGGTAAAATCTTCCCTGAATACAAAGCCCAAGACTCAGGTTGCACTGACCCCTGCCAATGAAAATGATCAAAGTTGTCCTGAGGAGTTACAGATGGAAAACCGAAAACGGAAAAAGATGAAAGTTGAGGCATATAATGAAAATAGAGACTTGGTGAATGAGAACGCAATACTTGACCGAAATAACCCAGGCCAGGAGCAGAGGGATCCTGCAGAGACAGCTGAACACACAGATTTGATGCGAGCAGAATGTGAGATAACGACActtaaagaaaaaagagaaatgtTGAAATGTATGGAATCTGAGTTGCATAACTCCAAGCAGAGAGAGTCTACAGAAGAAGCCTTCAAAGAACTACAAGCAGAGAATTACCGGCTGTCTAAAGAGCTAACACAGGCAGAAAAGAAGATTGAGACACTCGAAGCTAATGATGGCTTTAAACGTGAGGACCCTGTCCCTGATGTATCAATCTCCAACAAGGTGCATATGGAGTCTACAGACCAAGAGCTACAGGAGGAGAATTATCGGCTCTCTGAACAGCTAAAACTGGCACAAATAGAGATCAAGACACTTAAGGCCAATGAAAACTTGATAAAACATAAGGATCCTGTGTACGATGTATCAAGCTCCAACCAGGTGCATGTGGAGTCTATAGACCTGGCTTTGCAGAAAGAGCTAAATGTAGAAAATCACAGCCTCTCAGAACATttagaaaaagcaaaaataaagatCGAGACAATTAAAGCCAGTGAAGAATTATGGAGATGTAAATCCTCTGAACGTGACCTAAATGGCTCTACAGATGAGCAGGGAAGGTCACCAGAACAAACCCTACAGAAAGAACCACCGGTGGagattttccagcgttcagaacAGCTAAAACGAGCACAAGTGAAGACACTTGCAGCAAATGAATTGAGAGAACACACGGATGCTGTTCCTAAGTTAGCTCACTCCTTCAAAGACCAGATGGAGTTTACAGATCAAACTCTACAGAAGGAGCTACAGGCAGAGAACCACTGGCTCTCCGAACAGCTAAAAAACGCACAAATGGAGATCAAGAAGCTCAAAGCAGATGCAGCATTGATAAGCAGTAAGGATATTGTGCCTGATACATCAGGTTTCAAGGTACAGTTGGAGTCTACAGACCAATCTTTAGAGAAAGAGCTACAGGCAGAGAATTACCGGCTCTCTGAACAGCTAAAACAAGCACAGATGAAGATTAATCAACTCCAAGAAGAACAAAGGTCGACCGGCAGCAGCAATGACTCCTTGAAGCTTCACGGTTCAGATGCAGATGATGATCTTTCTGAACAATCCTTTTTAGATAAAACCATCACTAACTCTGTCAACGTTAGCAAGGTCGATGCCACGTCAGATTTTGGTGATGAAGTTTGTAGGCCTAATGTACATAGTCAGAATGCTGTTGCACTACGCTGTCATCATGATAATCACTGTGGGGAGTGTGCCAACAATAGAGGAATTCTTTCACTGCCAACTTCAGATTCTAAAAGGGCATCCACCATGCACACGTCTCCTCAGTTTTCTAAAGTGTCCTCAGGAAGGTCATTTGAAGACACCACATCTCTTTCAAAATACAATTTATTAGTGCAGTCTCAAGCACGAGAGCTGTCACTTCAGAGACAGAAAATTAAGGAGAGTCACAACCTAAGTGTTGTATGTTCAAAGAATTTCTACAACATTCTGAATACTTTTGAGAACCTGATCCCAGCCAGCGCCTTGGACTCGAATATCACTCTGGGATTTCAGGAGCAGATCACTCAGACTGTAGATTGGCTGAAAGAGCTGGAGTACAAACTCAGTGATGCCCTCTATGGGGAGGAAGATGCTTACAGCGACCATTCTGTTGACAGCTTGCTGCACACCCCATCGCGCTTGGTCCCTGGACATCGAATGTGGGCAGACAAGCATGGATGCCATGTGCTGGGCTTAGTAGAAGACTACAATGCTTTACGTaaacaaattttggaagcaaGAAATGTCCTACAGGAAATGGAGGCTTTAATCGACGTTGGGGTAGAGACTGCAGTTCTCAATATGACGGAGCattttgggaatatattttttgAGAAACTTACAAAAACAAAGCAGTCACTGGAGGATGCCGGGTGTTTGATGAAGCTGTTGTGGAGAGTCTCCTTACCCATACAGATTCACAGCCCATACAGCATTAACCAAGAAGAAGAGGCAAACCTGGAGATCATTCGGCTTCGTAAGAGGGTTTTAGAGCAAGAGAAGTTGTTATCTGGCATGGTCAAGAGAGTCTACTCCGAGAACCAGATGAAGGAGGACATTGAGAAACTCATTCTAAACCAGTTGGCCATGACCCATGATATTTTAAAGAGAGCCAAAGGCAATTTAGAGGTTCAAGTGGTTGATAAACACCACTGA